In the Angustibacter sp. Root456 genome, GGCGGGTGCTGGACGTCGCCGGCTGGGCGCTCGACCGGCACGTCGACGAGCTGGGGCGCACGGTGGGCGAGGAGCTGCTCGAGCCGACCCGCGTCTACGCCCAGGACGTGCTCGATCTCGTCCGCGCGGGCCGCGACGACGGCATCGACGTCCACGCCCTCAGCCACGTCACCGGCGGTGGGCTCGCTGCCAACCTCGCCCGGGTGCTGCCCCGCGGTCTCGAGGCGGTGGTCGACCGCTCGACCTGGACGCCGGCACCGGTGTTCGCGCTCGTGCGCCGGCTCGGGCAGGTGCCCCTGGCCGACCTCGAGCGCACGCTCAACCTGGGCGTCGGCATGGTGGCCGTGGTGTCAGCGTCGTCGGCCGACGCGGCGGTGCGTCGCCTGGAGGCGCGCGGCCTGCCCGCCTGGGTGCTCGGCACCGTGCGCACGCACGACGCCGCCGACGACTCCGGTGACCTCACCCAGGGGGCGAAGGGAGTCGACGGCGGCGCCGTCCGGATGCTGGGGACTCAGCAGGTCTGAGCCCGGCCGCTCAGCGGCCGGAGGCCCACTGCTGGTAGTCGTCGTCCTCGTCGTCGGACGGCGCGGTGGCGTCGTCCGGCTCGGTGTACGACGAGCTCCCGTGGAGCTCTCGCTGGAGGGCAGTCAGGTCCGTGTTGGGACTGAAGTACTTCAGCTCCCGGGCGACCTTGGTCTGCTTGGCCTTGGCTCGGCCGCGACCCATGGCGTCGACCCCCTCATGCGTAGACCGGGGCGGCGAGCTGCGGCCCCGGGTTCAGTGGTCTCGTCGTAGACACAACGGTACATCGTCCGGACCTGTTCCGACGACTCAGTCGGCCCCGCGCCCGCCTCGTTGACCCGATCGGCTCTCAGGCCCGGTGCGAGCCCGCCCGCCCGGAGCCTCGGCCGCCGCGTGTCGGCAGCCACAGCCGCTCGGACGGCGCCACCGCGGCGATGCGGCGCTCGGCCAGCCGGTCGGCCGCCACCGACGGTGAGACGCCCTCGGCGTCGGCCTCAGCGAGCACGGACGCCGTGGCGTCGAAGATCTTCAGCGTGCGCTCGCGCGCCCGCTCGAAGTCGAAGCCGTGCAGCTCGTCGGCCACCTGGATCACGCCACCGGAGTTCACCAGGTAGTCGGGGGCGTAGGTGATGCCGCGCTCGCGCAGCTGGTCGGCCACCTGCGGCTCGGCGAGCTGGTTGTTGGCCGCTCCGCAGACGATCTCGGCCTTGAGGGTGGCGACGACGTCCGGGGTCAGGGCGCCGCCGAGCGCGCACGGCGCGTAGACGTCGAGGTCGCTGCCCACGAGCTCGTCGGTGGAGCCCACGACGCGCACGCCGGGGTGCTCGTCGCGCACGCGGGTGAGCGCCTGCTCCGACACGTCGGTGACGACCGCCTCCGCGCCGTCCTCGGCCAGCAGCCCGACGAGCAGGTGCCCGACCTTGCCGACGCCCGCGATGCCGACGCGGCGCCCGGCCAGCGAGTCGCTGCCCCACCGGTGCGCGGCGGCCGCGCGCATGCCCTGGAACACACCGAGCGCCGTCAGCACCGAGGAGTCACCGGCCCCGCCGTTGGCCTCGCTGCGTCCGGTGACGAAGTCGGACTCCTCGGCGACGACGTCCATGTCGGCCACGTAGGTGCCGACGTCGCAGGCGGTGACGTAACGGCCGCCGAGGCTCTGGACGAAGCGGCCGTAGGCGCGCAGCAGCTCAGGGGTCTTGTCACGCGCGGGGTCGCCGATGATCACCGCCTTGCCGCCGCCGTGCTCGAGGCCGGCCACGGCGTTCTTGTACGTCATGCCGCGCGAGAGGTGCAGTGCGTCGGCGAGCGCTTCGGCGGTGCTGGCGTACGGGTAGAAGCGGGTGCCGCCGAGGCCGGGGCCGAGGGCGGTGCTGTGCAGCGCGATGATCGCGCGCAGCCCGCTGGCGGGGTCGTGGCAGAAGACCACCTGCTCGTGGTCGCCCGCGAACGCGTCGCTGCCGTCCTCGGTGGCCCAGTGGGGCGCGGTCGTGCTGGTCACGGTCGTGACTCCTCGGGTGTTGGCCGGCCCTCGTGAGGCAGGCGCCGCCGTCCGGGGACGTCGTCGGCCCCGGTGGGGCAAGCCTAGGGCCGCCGGGTCGGCAGGCGGGCTGTCGAGGTGCCACTCTGGGGTGTGCCCACCGTGACGCGCCGCCCGCCCTACCAGGCTCACCTGCGCGTCTTCGAACCCGTCGCGCACCTCGCTCCCGCTGACCGCGAGCGGTGGAACGCCTACGCCCGCAGGGCGCCCTCGCGGCACGAGGTCGAGCGCACGCTGTACGCCGACACCGTGCGCCGCCTCGCCGGACGCCCCCCGGTGCCCGTGCCGGCGGCTGAGAGCACCGACGCCCTGCTGCTCGACGAGGACGGCGAGCTGTTCGTCTCCCCGGTGCAGCCGCGGCTGCAGGTCTGGCACCGGTTGGGTGCTGCCGACCTGGAGGGCGACGTGCTGCCGGGCGACGCCGTCCCGGAGGTGGTGCGCGAGCAGGCGGCAGCCGACCTCGCGCGGCTCGCCGTCGACGGTGGGGAGGTGCGGCTGTTCTCCCGCACCGCCGCCTGGCAGGTGCCGCTGCCGTGGTTCGTGCTCTTCTCAGGGTCCGAGCGCGACCTCAGCGTCGCGTCCCCGCGCCGCCTCACGTACCGGACGTCGATGAGCCAGGCCCGGCGGCGCGTGGCCATCGGCCTGCGTACGGCTCGCGCCGCCCTGGGTGACGCGGGGTTGGCCTCCGACATCGAGGTGCTGGGCCGGTGGCTGGAGGAGTTCGACCACCGCAGCCGCGTCGAGCTCGACTACGCCGGCCTGGCCGATCTGCTCGACGACGCGCACCTGGCTGGTGACGACTCAGCCTCCGACGTCGAGCAGGGGCTGGCGGCGCTGGCGGAGGAGGACGTCGTCTCGGCGGCGGCGGCGTACCGGCGCTGGACCCGGCGCTGGCAGCGGGTGGCCCGGCTCGCGACCGCCTCCTAGGGGCTAGTTATTGACCATTTCTTTACCAAGAAATGACTAGTTCAGGGGGAAGTTCCATAATGATCCCTCCCGAACGTTCCATCCGTGCCCGAAAAGGGGCATCCTTGACACTGCAACCGCGTCATCCGACGCGATATCGCTAAGGAGTTTGCGATGGCAACCAAGAGCCACGACGCCCAGTCGCTGCTGACCCCGGCTGAGGTCGCCGCGCTCTTCCGCGTCGACCCCAAGACGGTCACCCGCTGGGCCAAGGCCGGCAAGCTGACCTCGATCCGCACCCTGGGGGGCCACCGCCGCTACCCCGAGGACGAGGTGCGTCAGCTGCTCGCCGGCATCCCGCAGCAGCGCAGCTGACCGCAGCTGACCGCAGCTGACCGCAGCTGAGCACAGCTGAGCACAGCCCAGACCGCACCCGGTGGTCCGGCGTGCATGATCACGGGCGGGTGGCGTACCCCCTCCGTCGTGATCATGCAGGCCGGGCCGCCTGCTGTCGGGTGGGGGTGACCGCGTGAGCAACCGCGAGGCGCAGCGCTTCGAGACCGTCTGCGTATCGGAAACCTCCGACGGTCCGGTGCACGAGCTCGTCGAGGGACGCGACGTGCCCATCAGCAAGACCAACCTGGTCAACCGGACGCTGCCGCACCGTGACCGGCGCATGGTCGGCGCCTGGTGCTTCGTCGACACCTACGGCCCGGACGCCGTCATCACCATGCCCGGCATGCGCGTGCCTGCGCACCCCCACATCGGGCTGCAGACCGTCAGCTGGTTGCTCGAGGGGACGATCGAGCACCGCGACAGCCTCGGTAGCCACCAGATGGTGCAGCCGGGCGAGCTCAACCTGATGACCGCCGGCCACGGCATCGCCCACTCCGAGGAGTCGCCGCAGGAGCGGCCGCCCCGGCTGCACGGTGCCCAGCTGTGGGTGGCGCTGCCCGAGCACGCACGGCACGTCGAGCCGCGCTTCGAGCACGTCGTCGACCTGCCGCGGCTGCGGCTCGGCGACGTCACGGTCACCGTGATCGTGGGGGAGCTCGCCGGTGAGGCCAGCCCCGCGCGGGTGCACTCGCCGCTGGTGGGC is a window encoding:
- a CDS encoding Glu/Leu/Phe/Val dehydrogenase dimerization domain-containing protein, producing the protein MTSTTAPHWATEDGSDAFAGDHEQVVFCHDPASGLRAIIALHSTALGPGLGGTRFYPYASTAEALADALHLSRGMTYKNAVAGLEHGGGKAVIIGDPARDKTPELLRAYGRFVQSLGGRYVTACDVGTYVADMDVVAEESDFVTGRSEANGGAGDSSVLTALGVFQGMRAAAAHRWGSDSLAGRRVGIAGVGKVGHLLVGLLAEDGAEAVVTDVSEQALTRVRDEHPGVRVVGSTDELVGSDLDVYAPCALGGALTPDVVATLKAEIVCGAANNQLAEPQVADQLRERGITYAPDYLVNSGGVIQVADELHGFDFERARERTLKIFDATASVLAEADAEGVSPSVAADRLAERRIAAVAPSERLWLPTRGGRGSGRAGSHRA
- a CDS encoding BldC family transcriptional regulator: MATKSHDAQSLLTPAEVAALFRVDPKTVTRWAKAGKLTSIRTLGGHRRYPEDEVRQLLAGIPQQRS
- a CDS encoding pirin family protein, which gives rise to MSNREAQRFETVCVSETSDGPVHELVEGRDVPISKTNLVNRTLPHRDRRMVGAWCFVDTYGPDAVITMPGMRVPAHPHIGLQTVSWLLEGTIEHRDSLGSHQMVQPGELNLMTAGHGIAHSEESPQERPPRLHGAQLWVALPEHARHVEPRFEHVVDLPRLRLGDVTVTVIVGELAGEASPARVHSPLVGADLDVAGPAQVPLQVDFEHAVVVTSGQVEVDGELLRPGRLLYLGTGRDRLHVTSASGGRCLLLGGEPFDEEILMWWNFVGRTHEEIVEARERWMGELAGGFAGEQVRFGAVPGFTGAPLAAPALPTSRLRPRGRR
- a CDS encoding DUF3073 domain-containing protein; its protein translation is MGRGRAKAKQTKVARELKYFSPNTDLTALQRELHGSSSYTEPDDATAPSDDEDDDYQQWASGR